A single window of Gossypium hirsutum isolate 1008001.06 chromosome A10, Gossypium_hirsutum_v2.1, whole genome shotgun sequence DNA harbors:
- the LOC107896089 gene encoding SPX domain-containing protein 1, with protein MKHGKRHRAEIARSLPQWERKFLCYKALKKKLKLRQDMGFRHSLGRELDKVNDFFIDKEEDYIILFRELESKAENINGHEEMLELLKEILAFHSEMVMLLHFSVINFAGLMKIVKKHKKRAGGRVCASYMPRVLQQPFFSTELLYNLIRGCEAILERLSPPQ; from the exons ATGAAACATGGAAAAAGACACAGAGCTGAGATCGCAAGAAGCTTACCTCAATGGGAACGCAAGTTTTTGTGTTACAAGGCATTAAAGAAGAAACTGAAACTGAGACAAGACATGGGCTTCAGACATTCATTAGGCAGGGAACTCgataaggtcaatgactttttcATTGACAAAGAGGAAGATTATATCATCCTCTTCAGG GAGCTTGAAAGCAAGGCTGAAAACATAAATGGCCATGAAGAAATGttggaattgctcaaggaaattTTGGCTTTTCATTCAGAGATGGTGATGCTACTCCATTTCAGCGTCATTAACTTTGCAG GGTTGATGAAGATTGTGAAGAAGCACAAGAAAAGAGCAGGTGGACGTGTTTGCGCATCCTACATGCCCAGGGTTCTGCAACAGCCATTCTTCTCTACCGAGTTGCTTTACAATCTCATTAGAGGGTGTGAAGCTATACTTGAGCGCCTCTCTCCGCCACAATGA